A single window of Anaerocolumna chitinilytica DNA harbors:
- a CDS encoding 3-deoxy-7-phosphoheptulonate synthase has product MSFEYRKEVISPAELLSTYSLTEKERLAKAERDNEIKDVFIEKSGKFLVIIGPCSADNEDSVCDYISRLAKVQEKVKDKLILIPRIYTNKPRTTGEGYKGIAHQPDPEKKPDLQEGLIAMRKIHLRAIKETGLTAADEMLYPENWPYVEDILSYVAVGARSVENQQHRLTISGINCPAGMKNPTSGDISVMLNSCVAAQASHTFLYRAYEVKTTGNPLAHCILRGAVNKHGQALPNYHYEDLVHLLDMYNERDLSYPAAIIDANHANSNKLYNEQPRIIKEILHSRSVNPDIERLVKGVMIESYIEPGNQKVSEHTYGKSITDACLGWAESEKLIYTIADHI; this is encoded by the coding sequence ATGAGTTTCGAATATCGAAAAGAAGTTATATCTCCTGCCGAACTATTGAGTACTTATTCTCTGACAGAAAAAGAACGCCTGGCCAAAGCAGAAAGAGATAATGAGATTAAGGATGTTTTTATAGAAAAGTCAGGTAAATTCCTGGTTATAATCGGCCCTTGCTCTGCAGATAATGAAGATTCCGTCTGCGATTATATAAGCAGGCTTGCCAAGGTTCAGGAAAAAGTTAAGGATAAATTAATCCTGATTCCTCGTATCTACACAAATAAGCCCCGTACCACAGGTGAAGGTTATAAAGGAATTGCCCATCAGCCGGATCCTGAAAAGAAACCGGACTTACAGGAAGGTCTGATTGCAATGAGAAAGATTCATCTGCGGGCTATTAAAGAGACCGGCCTTACTGCAGCAGATGAAATGCTCTATCCTGAGAATTGGCCTTATGTAGAAGATATTCTCTCCTATGTGGCGGTAGGTGCGCGTTCCGTAGAAAATCAACAGCACCGCCTTACGATAAGCGGCATCAACTGCCCTGCCGGCATGAAGAATCCGACCAGTGGTGATATTTCCGTTATGTTAAATTCCTGTGTGGCAGCTCAAGCCTCCCATACCTTCTTATATAGGGCTTATGAAGTAAAGACAACAGGAAATCCTCTTGCCCACTGTATCTTAAGAGGGGCTGTGAATAAACATGGACAAGCACTCCCTAACTATCATTATGAAGATTTAGTCCATCTGTTAGATATGTATAACGAAAGGGATTTATCCTATCCGGCAGCCATTATAGACGCGAATCATGCCAACTCCAATAAGCTGTACAATGAACAACCCCGTATTATAAAGGAAATCCTCCACAGCAGGTCTGTTAATCCGGATATTGAGAGATTAGTAAAAGGTGTTATGATAGAAAGTTATATCGAGCCCGGTAATCAGAAAGTCTCAGAACATACTTATGGTAAGTCCATAACCGATGCCTGCCTGGGTTGGGCAGAATCAGAAAAACTCATCTATACTATAGCTGATCATATCTAA